The following nucleotide sequence is from Deltaproteobacteria bacterium.
TCCGCAGGGGAAATGCGGAAGTAAACCGCGTGAATCAGGTCCGGGTGGCGGCTGAGACGTCGGTTGAGATCTTCTGCAAAGGCTATGGTCCTCTTTCTTCCTTCCTGGGTGCCGTCGGTCTGGATGACCACATAGAGATATTCCTGATCTCCGAAATTTTTAAGATGTTCCAGGTATCGTTTATGAAACGGCGTGTCCGGAGAGACCAGCTTGTCCTGGTCGCTGTTGAGACCCAGGAAGAAAAAGGCAGCCGCCGCGGAGAGGATGGCGAGCGTCAGGCCTGCCCCTATCACCGCACCGGCATGGGCGGATACAAGGCGCCAGAGCGAGCTCAAGAGGCTTTCCTGGATGTGTTTCAGGACGCTCATACGGTTCTTGCGGTGCGGAGGCCTAGATTCTTGACTGTTGTCCAGGCTGAGCCTGGAAATCTGTGAACATCCTTCAGAACACAATCCATCGCCTCGAGAAAGCGGTCGGCATCCGCAGTGGCAATGATCAGCGGGGGAAGTATCTTGACCGTATCCAATCCGTGGCCCGCCACCTGGGTCAGGATATGATGCTTTTCCAATAAGGGGATGGTAATCATCTGACAGAAGAGTTCTTCGTTCATCTTGTGAAGGAGTTTCCACCCGGTCTTGAGGGCGAGGGACTTGGGGGGACCGAACTGGATGCCGATCATGAGGCCTTTACCTCGAATTTGATGGAGAAATTCATAATGTTCTGCCATTTCTTTCAGGTTATGCATGATGTATTCCCCCATTTGCGCCGCGCGTTCGACCAGCCCTTCCTGTTGGATCACATGGAGGGTGGCCAGTCCGGCGGCCATGGCCAGGTCATTCTGTCCGAACGTGTTGGAATGGGCAAAGCACCGGTCCATGCAGTCAAAGATCTTTGAATGGATGTCCCGCTTCGTGATAATGGCGCCCAAGGGGATATACCCGCCTGAGAGGGCCTTGGAGACAACCATCAGGTCCGGTACCACATCCCAGTGATTTACCGCAAACATCCGGCCTGTTCGACCGAAACCGGTCTGGACCTCGTCGGCGATGAA
It contains:
- a CDS encoding aspartate aminotransferase family protein, with amino-acid sequence MDIASLIKRRASETYDLHRRYVNPQFVRVLEVIGFNRNYCTAQGARLIDEKGREVLDFLAGFGVFNIGRNHPVVARVLQDMLNCSGPSLVQMDVGIISGLLAEALAAIAPGDLEAVFFTNSGAEGVEGALKFARQATGRQKVVYCDRAFHGLTLGALSVNGNEEFRSRNEPLLPGCIPVPFNDLDALEAALSGSDVAAFIVEPIQGKGVFVPDDAYFPGVRHLCDEYGTLFIADEVQTGFGRTGRMFAVNHWDVVPDLMVVSKALSGGYIPLGAIITKRDIHSKIFDCMDRCFAHSNTFGQNDLAMAAGLATLHVIQQEGLVERAAQMGEYIMHNLKEMAEHYEFLHQIRGKGLMIGIQFGPPKSLALKTGWKLLHKMNEELFCQMITIPLLEKHHILTQVAGHGLDTVKILPPLIIATADADRFLEAMDCVLKDVHRFPGSAWTTVKNLGLRTARTV